Proteins from a single region of Ischnura elegans chromosome 2, ioIscEleg1.1, whole genome shotgun sequence:
- the LOC124153176 gene encoding uncharacterized protein LOC124153176: MAAKTIQKRKIPRLAGRVVEAIHALHESEGATTKCITDYLQTNFKTGPKVTEKEVAVALRKAVDKGKVEVRGGRFKAVMGGLTAVDAMDGRRRRRSRSRGRRRRSRSRRNRSRKGSRGGRRRRSRSRRRRNMNMNRE, encoded by the coding sequence ATGGCAGCAAAGACCATTCAGAAGAGAAAAATCCCGCGTTTAGCGGGCAGAGTAGTGGAAGCAATTCATGCGCTGCATGAATCCGAAGGGGCCACCACAAAATGCATCACAGATTACCTACAAACCAACTTCAAGACTGGACCTAAAGTAACCGAAAAAGAAGTCGCAGTGGCCCTGAGGAAAGCTGTCGACAAAGGCAAAGTGGAGGTTAGAGGAGGGAGATTCAAAGCTGTGATGGGAGGTTTGACAGCCGTGGACGCGATGGACGGCCGCCGCAGACGACGTTCCAGGAGCCGTGGACGAAGGAGGAGGTCTCGTAGCAGGAGGAACCGCTCCAGGAAGGGGTCTCGTGGAGGTAGGAGGAGGCGAAGCAGGAGCAGGAGGAGGCGCAATATGAATATGAACCGAGAGTGA
- the LOC124153900 gene encoding spermatid-specific protein T2-like has product MAEKGIHKRKNPRLAGKVVEAIQAIHETEGATTKGITQYLQSNCKTGPEITENDVAYALMKAVDKGMVVAKGGRYKATRVAIVDAADGRRRRRSRSRGRGKKSRSKRRRSRKRSRGGRRRSRSRRRRHQEMPRTVNRW; this is encoded by the coding sequence ATGGCAGAAAAGGGCATACATAAAAGAAAAAACCCCCGTTTAGCGGGGAAGGTAGTGGAAGCTATCCAGGCAATCCATGAAACCGAAGGGGCCACCACGAAAGGCATCACTCAATATCTACAAAGCAACTGCAAGACCGGACCAGAAATCACCGAGAATGACGTCGCCTATGCCCTCATGAAAGCTGTGGACAAGGGAATGGTGGTTGCAAAAGGTGGAAGATACAAAGCCACCAGGGTCGCCATTGTCGACGCTGCGGACGGACGCCGCAGACGACGTTCCAGGAGCCGCGGACGGGGGAAGAAATCCCGCAGCAAGAGGCGCCGCTCCAGGAAGAGGTCTCGTGGAGGTAGGAGGCGAAGCAGGAGCAGGAGGAGGCGCCATCAAGAAATGCCGAGGACAGTGAACCGATGGTAA
- the LOC124153177 gene encoding uncharacterized protein LOC124153177 produces the protein MTGRSRELASALKTRRVDIACVQETKWKGAKAKEIGEGYKLYYNGIRTNQNGVGIIVKSNLCDNVVEVTRISDRIMSINISASETTLRVISCYAPQTGCPDDIKEEFWDQLDDHIRSVGPDEHLVIGGDLNGHVGLSRDGYEHQHGGCGHGARNNDMIRILDFAEAHNLAVANTFFKKRRSHLLTYASGTRASQIDYWMIRRRDFKLVVDVKVLPSDNVAPQHRPLVIDLRLDIGQHRRVRTTGPAHIKWWRLNDNKNQLKIALDHLSVEPDQPVADLWRSVANQIQEAACEVLGRTKPGTRFIDKQVWWWNEDVQRIVKEKKMAFKKWRETNHIVDYEQYRTKKSAAKRAVAKAKTAHYDQLYADLDTPGGENKIYRLANSRHRATQDFSQVKCIKNDDHQILRDPPAILRRWREHFSAICNTEFPHPPIISADPISGPVQHISEAEVAAAIKEMKNGKATGPDDIPAEVWKLLGRNGVVILAELFNNIIIDNEVPYSWRTSITVPIWKVVV, from the exons ATGACTGGAAGAAGTCGAGAACTGGCATCCGCCCTGAAAACACGCCGTGTCGACATAGCATGCGTCCAAGAGACGAAATGGAAAGGAGCCAAGGCCAAGGAGATCGGGGAAGGATACAAGCTGTACTACAACGGCATACGGACTAACCAAAACGGCGTCGGTATCATCGTCAAGAGCAATCTGTGTGACAACGTTGTCGAAGTCACCCGCATCTCCGATCGTATAATGTCCATCAATATCAGTGCCAGTGAAACCACCCTCAGGGTCATCAGTTGCTACGCTCCGCAAACGGGCTGCCCCGATGACATCAAGGAAGAGTTTTGGGATCAGCTGGATGACCACATCCGATCGGTGGGACCTGATGAACACCTGGTGATTGGGGGTGATCTGAATGGCCACGTTGGATTATCACGCGACGGTTATGAACATCAACATGGCGGATGCGGGCACGGAGCCCGCAATAATGATATGATTAGAATTCTTGACTTCGCGGAAGCACACAATCTTGCCGTAGCGAATACGTTCTTCAAGAAGAGGCGATCACATCTGCTCACGTACGCCAGCGGTACACGTGCGTCCCAAATCGACTACTGGATGATACGCAGGCGAGACTTTAAGCTCGTGGTCGATGTAAAAGTTTTACCATCCGACAACGTCGCCCCACAACATCGTCCCCTCGTCATAGACTTGCGGCTGGACATTGGGCAACATCGACGAGTGCGCACGACCGGACCAGCCCATATCAAGTGGTGGCGATTAAACGATAACAAAAATCAACTGAAGATAGCCCTAGATCATCTGAGTGTCGAACCCGACCAGCCGGTGGCTGACCTATGGCGCAGTGTAGCGAACCAGATCCAAGAGGCCGCCTGTGAGGTCCTTGGGCGAACGAAACCAGGAACACGCTTTATCGATAAGCAGGTATGGTGGTGGAATGAAGACGTGCAACGCATCGTCAAAGAAAAGAAGATGGCCTTCAAGAAGTGGCGCGAGACAAACCATATTGTGGACTATGAACAATACCGCACAAAGAAATCTGCCGCGAAACGAGCAGTTGCTAAAGCAAAGACAGCACACTACGACCAGCTGTACGCCGACTTAGATACACCTGGAGGTGAAAATAAGATCTACCGCCTTGCCAACTCCCGACATCGAGCAACTCAGGATTTTAGCCAGGTCAAATGCATCAAAAACGACGATCACCAGATACTACGAGACCCACCTGCCATCCTTCGGCGCTGGAGAGAACACTTCTCGGCCATCTGTAACACAGAATTTCCCCACCCACCGATCATTAGCGCGGACCCTATATCCGGACCTGTGCAACACATCAGTGAAGCTGAGGTAGCCGCCGCTATCAAGGAGATGAAGAATGGAAAGGCAACGGGCCCTGACGACATTCCAGCGGAAGTGTGGAAGCTACTTGGCCGCAACGGCGTTGTCATCCTCGCCGAGTTATTTAACAACATCATCATTGACAACGAAGTTCCCTACTCCTGGCGGACCAGCATAactgtgcccatctggaagg TCGTCGTTTAG